From a single Apium graveolens cultivar Ventura chromosome 2, ASM990537v1, whole genome shotgun sequence genomic region:
- the LOC141708864 gene encoding DNA-directed RNA polymerase 3, chloroplastic yields MRNLCNRSKESVNVDGKEMERRKYYKLRRRQVKAETEAWESMVEEYRELEREMCDRKLAPNLPYVKKLFLGWFEPLRDAILKEQRSQKSRKHKAAYAPCIDCLPADKIAVIVMHKMMALLMTGQEGRCVRVVQAAVQIGVAIEQEVRIHSFMDKTKKCKKGKILTQDQEDASKETEVLRKRVKSLMKKRRTNEVRKIIKNEDFKSWGRDTQAKLGCRLIELLTETAWVQPPISQSADAPPDIRPAFRHTFKIVAKDPGQSFGKRYGVVECDPLVLAGNENTVKHMIIPYVPMLVPPKKWRGYDKGGHVFLPSYLMRTHGSRHQQDAVKGVPPKQMQNVYEALDTLGNTKWRINTKVLSVVEKIWSGGGNVAGLVNREDVPIPVMHSDDAGAMKEWRWGVRRAKKVNQERHSLRCDIELKLSVARKLKDEEGFYYPHNLDFRGRAYPMHPHLNHLSSDLCRGVLEFAEGRPLGKSGFRWLKIHLANLYGGGVEKLSYDERLAFVENHLKDIVNSADQPLSGSRWWLMAEDPFQFLAACINLSEALKSSSPHTVISHLPIHQDGSCNGLQHYAALGRDALEAAAVNLVGGDKPADVYSEIASRVHAIMEKDSQKDPASNPNALLAKVLIGQVNRKLVKQTVMTSVYGVTYVGAREQIKRKLMEKGHITDERMLFSASCYAAKVTLAALGEIFQAARGTMGWLGDCAKIIASENQPVRWTTPLGLPVVQPYFRTERHIIKTSLQVLALQREGDSVEVRKQRTAFPPNFVHSLDGTHMMMTAVACRDAGLRFAGVHDSFWTHARDVDVMNRILRQKFVELYSMPILENLLESFQMSYPKLEFPPLPDRGDFDLQKVLESPYFFN; encoded by the exons ATGCGTAATTTGTGTAATAGAAGTAAGGAGAGTGTGAATGTGGATGGTAAAGAGATGGAGAGAAGGAAGTATTATAAGTTACGGAGACGGCAAGTCAAGGCGGAGACGGAGGCGTGGGAGAGTATGGTGGAGGAGTATAGGGAATTAGAGAGGGAAATGTGTGATAGGAAATTAGCGCCAAATTTACCGTATGTTAAGAAGTTGTTTTTAGGTTGGTTTGAGCCGTTGAGAGACGCGATTTTGAAGGAACAGAGGAGTCAGAAGTCGAGGAAACATAAGGCGGCTTATGCTCCGTGTATTGATTGTTTGCCGGCTGATAAGATTGCGGTTATTGTAATGCATAAGATGATGGCGTTGTTGATGACTGGACAGGAAGGGAGGTGTGTGAGAGTTGTTCAAGCTGCGGTTCAGATAGGGGTTGCGATTGAACAGGAG GTTAGAATCCATAGTTTTATGGACAAAACGAAGAAGTGCAAGAAAGGTAAGATTTTAACGCAAGATCAAGAAGATGCAAGTAAAGAGACAGAGGTACTGAGGAAACGTGTCAAAAGTTTGATGAAAAAGAGAAGAACAAATGAGGTGCGAAAGATCATCaaaaatgaagattttaagtcTTGGGGTCGAGATACACAGGCTAAG TTGGGATGCCGTCTGATAGAGTTATTAACAGAAACAGCTTGGGTACAACCTCCAATTAGCCAGTCAGCAGATGCCCCACCTGATATTCGTCCCGCATTTAGGCATACGTTTAAAATTGTAGCAAAGGATCCAGG GCAGAGTTTTGGAAAACGGTATGGAGTTGTAGAATGTGATCCCTTGGTCCTTGCCGGAAATGAAAACACT GTTAAGCATATGATAATTCCCTATGTACCAATGTTGGTGCCTCCAAAAAAGTGGAGAGG GTATGATAAAGGTGGCCACGTGTTTTTACCTTCTTATCTCATGCGTACTCATGGATCGAGACATCAACAAGATGCTGTTAAAGGTGTTCCTCCAAAACAAATGCAGAACGTTTACGAG GCTTTGGACACACTTGGGAATACAAAATGGAGAATCAACACAAAAGTGCTGAGTGTGGTGGAGAAAATATGGTCTGGAGGGGGTAACGTTGCCGGCCTTGTTAATCGTGAAGAC GTCCCAATACCTGTGATGCACTCTGATGATGCAGGTGCAATGAAAGAATGGAGGTGGGGTGTTAGGAGAGCAAAAAAAGTTAACCAAGAGAGGCATTCTCTACGATGTGACATTGAACTGAAGCTTTCA GTGGCTAGGAAATTGAAAGACGAAGAGGGCTTCTATTATCCCCATAATCTAGACTTCAGAGGACGAGCTTATCCTATGCATCCTCATTTAAATCATCTGAGTTCCGATCTCTGCCGAGGAGTACTTGAGTTCGCTGAAGGACGACCACTGGGGAAGTCTGGATTCCGCTGGCTGAAGATACATTTAGCAAATCTTTATGGGGGTGGCGTTGAAAAGCTATCATATGATGAACGCCTAGCATTtgtagaaaatcatttaaaagacattgtAAATTCAGCAGACCAGCCTTTAAGTGGAAGTCGGTGGTGGCTCATGGCTGAGGATCCTTTTCAATTTTTAGCAGCATGTATTAATTTATCAGAAGCTCTAAAAAGTTCGTCGCCACATACAGTCATCTCTCATCTGCCAATTCATCAG GATGGCTCATGCAATGGCTTGCAGCACTATGCTGCTTTAGGAAGAGATGCA CTTGAAGCTGCTGCTGTCAATTTAGTCGGTGGAGACAAACCGGCAGACGTGTACTCTGAAATTGCTTCAAG GGTACATGCTATCATGGAAAAAGACAGCCAAAAAGACCCAGCAAGCAATCCAAATGCCTTATTAGCCAAGGTCTTAATTGGTCAG GTGAATCGGAAATTAGTGAAACAAACAGTCATGACTTCAGTTTATGGTGTTACTTATGTTGGGGCACGTGAGCAGATAAAAAGAAAATTAATGGAAAAGGGTCATATCACAGATGAGAGGATGCTATTCAGTGCATCTTGTTATGCTGCCAAA GTGACATTAGCTGCACTCGGAGAGATATTCCAAGCTGCACGTGGCACAATGGGTTGGCTCGGAGATTGCGCAAAG ATAATTGCTTCAGAAAATCAGCCTGTGCGGTGGACAACCCCTTTAGGCCTTCCAGTTGTGCAGCCATACTTCAGAACTGAACGTCATATT ATAAAAACTTCCCTTCAGGTTTTGGCACTTCAGCGTGAGGGTGACTCT GTTGAGGTCAGAAAACAAAGAACTGCGTTTCCTCCGAATTTTGTCCACTCTCTTGATGGTACGCACATGATGATGACTGCCGTTGCATGCAGGGATGCTGGATTGCGTTTTGCAG